In a genomic window of Bernardetia sp.:
- a CDS encoding phage tail protein, producing the protein MGYWADNIINYFGDAIKEIDRQGVVDADGKGEFERYNEIIGEDIDDNIEPLLDNLIENTMLADTMYSRFVPLLEKTIGITMRLTNSEDLRRKVLKFAFRLYQIRGTTLGYEVPLRMLGFESVEIVESWVVSSFDSPLTLDDAVRRLDSGGRCQSCSPYELYLTGSLELTAEIMRAVGEVIEFNEPINARLTALKYNGEDALASLIRFRIYNGDLLYENLSLYDVDFVLNENKELVAQGPDAHRFRIENGNIYLRTI; encoded by the coding sequence ATGGGATATTGGGCAGATAATATAATAAACTACTTTGGCGATGCTATCAAAGAAATAGATAGGCAAGGCGTGGTCGATGCAGATGGAAAAGGAGAGTTTGAAAGGTACAATGAGATTATAGGAGAAGACATTGATGATAATATTGAACCCTTGCTGGATAATCTGATTGAAAATACGATGCTTGCTGATACGATGTATAGTCGTTTTGTTCCTCTTTTAGAAAAGACTATCGGAATAACAATGCGCCTAACCAATAGCGAAGATTTAAGACGAAAGGTTTTAAAGTTTGCTTTTAGGCTGTATCAAATTAGAGGAACAACATTAGGCTATGAAGTTCCCCTTCGAATGCTTGGGTTTGAAAGTGTGGAAATTGTAGAGAGTTGGGTCGTCTCTTCTTTTGATTCTCCTTTGACCCTGGATGATGCTGTGCGTAGATTAGATAGTGGAGGGAGATGTCAGAGCTGCTCGCCGTATGAATTGTATTTGACAGGAAGTTTGGAACTAACAGCTGAAATTATGCGAGCTGTAGGAGAAGTGATAGAGTTTAACGAGCCGATAAATGCACGATTGACAGCTCTCAAATACAATGGAGAAGACGCACTTGCTAGTCTAATTCGCTTTAGAATTTACAATGGAGACTTACTCTATGAAAATTTATCTCTCTACGATGTGGATTTTGTATTGAATGAGAACAAAGAGTTAGTCGCACAAGGACCCGATGCACATAGATTTAGAATAGAAAATGGAAATATTTATTTGAGGACGATATAA
- a CDS encoding baseplate J/gp47 family protein, protein MNSKNEWVGYADRSQEQIMDSVLPKLSTKLPRHTDHSPTEPLVQMLFVWSAIAGMLNYYIDKQGEEAFLVTATRYKNVVKFAKMVGYRIKGMIPASVELRFFVESPLPSDVLIPIGTEVQTADEIIYTTTDNLIILAGETEGFIDAVQQISFSNISVGTSDGTASQVFELIEEIVDGSVSVLVDGLGWTSKDSFLKSFQLDRDFVDGVGQSRKMEIVFGDGVKGEIPLVGADITVNYAVSQGSAGNVSENTITDIISSVAMPSGFILKVTNPDRASGGADVETLEDLQRKIPIFIRTQDNMVTGQDHNDVPLLAAGVGSAGHFFECGKYVDIYISPLGGGTATQTLLDNVADFLEPRRLITTKLTVRSAGVLQAKVKFVIQVRSNFVRADVVAAVRANLLNFLSSDVQVIRGKVKINDLVEVVETTEGVDSSDTIYFYVEPFARPLLENTTELLWNKSLLPASSETIKWVITFVSATSFRVSKDRVSLGTASVGTPITQNEIQFTILPSAEYAVGKKWEFYTYPYSKNLLLQEPSIVLAYTDDVLIDSEGGL, encoded by the coding sequence ATGAACAGCAAAAATGAATGGGTAGGATATGCAGATAGAAGTCAGGAACAGATAATGGATTCTGTCTTGCCTAAACTTTCTACAAAACTACCACGTCATACCGACCATTCTCCAACAGAGCCACTGGTACAAATGCTCTTTGTTTGGAGTGCTATTGCAGGAATGCTGAATTACTACATCGACAAACAAGGAGAGGAAGCGTTTTTAGTTACAGCTACTCGTTACAAAAATGTTGTCAAGTTTGCCAAGATGGTCGGCTACCGAATCAAAGGAATGATTCCAGCTTCGGTAGAGCTTCGTTTTTTTGTTGAAAGTCCATTGCCTTCAGATGTGCTTATTCCCATCGGAACAGAAGTTCAAACAGCAGATGAAATTATTTATACCACTACAGATAACCTCATCATTCTAGCAGGAGAAACAGAAGGTTTTATCGATGCCGTGCAGCAAATTTCTTTCAGCAATATCTCTGTTGGAACTTCTGACGGCACAGCTTCACAAGTCTTTGAACTCATTGAGGAAATTGTTGATGGCTCAGTATCCGTGTTAGTAGATGGACTGGGTTGGACTTCTAAAGATTCTTTTTTAAAATCATTCCAATTAGATAGAGACTTTGTAGATGGTGTAGGGCAAAGTCGTAAAATGGAAATTGTTTTTGGAGATGGTGTAAAAGGAGAAATTCCACTTGTGGGAGCAGATATTACTGTAAATTATGCTGTTTCACAAGGAAGTGCAGGGAATGTATCTGAAAATACCATTACCGATATTATTTCTTCTGTGGCAATGCCAAGTGGATTTATATTAAAAGTGACTAATCCAGACCGTGCGAGTGGTGGGGCTGATGTTGAGACCTTAGAAGATTTGCAAAGAAAGATTCCAATTTTTATTCGCACACAGGATAATATGGTAACAGGGCAAGACCATAACGATGTTCCTCTTTTAGCTGCTGGTGTAGGAAGTGCAGGACATTTCTTTGAATGTGGAAAATATGTAGATATTTATATTTCTCCACTTGGAGGAGGAACTGCTACGCAAACACTCTTAGACAATGTCGCTGATTTTCTTGAACCACGAAGACTTATTACTACCAAACTAACGGTTAGGAGTGCAGGGGTGCTGCAAGCTAAAGTCAAGTTTGTCATTCAAGTGCGCTCTAATTTTGTTCGTGCTGATGTAGTGGCTGCTGTGAGAGCAAATCTTTTGAATTTTCTCTCATCAGACGTGCAAGTAATTAGAGGGAAAGTCAAAATCAATGACTTGGTAGAGGTTGTCGAAACGACAGAAGGTGTGGATAGTTCGGATACGATATATTTCTATGTAGAACCATTTGCACGTCCACTTCTTGAAAACACTACGGAACTGCTTTGGAATAAAAGTCTTTTACCAGCTTCATCAGAAACCATAAAATGGGTAATTACCTTCGTGTCAGCTACTTCTTTTAGAGTTTCAAAAGATAGAGTTTCTTTGGGTACGGCAAGTGTAGGCACACCTATTACACAAAATGAAATTCAATTTACGATTTTACCTAGTGCAGAGTATGCTGTAGGCAAAAAATGGGAATTTTATACCTATCCGTACTCTAAAAATTTGTTGTTACAAGAACCGTCTATTGTACTGGCTTACACAGATGATGTTCTGATAGATTCGGAAGGAGGACTTTGA
- a CDS encoding GPW/gp25 family protein, with protein sequence MSQKITGTGLAFPFEVDSAGRSVYVSGQELINQSLGIILSQPTNQKPFMPEFGTQIERFRYEPNDTILQTLLREFIVDAITRWEKRIRVKDVVFETSTETTIKCIISYQIVGSNEEGTYTYPFYRELDY encoded by the coding sequence ATGAGCCAAAAAATCACAGGAACTGGACTGGCATTCCCCTTCGAAGTAGATTCGGCAGGGCGTTCTGTCTATGTTTCAGGACAAGAGCTTATCAATCAATCTTTGGGAATTATTCTATCACAACCAACGAATCAAAAACCGTTTATGCCAGAGTTTGGAACGCAGATAGAACGGTTTAGGTACGAACCCAATGATACGATTTTGCAAACGCTTTTGCGTGAGTTTATCGTTGATGCTATCACAAGATGGGAGAAGAGAATCAGAGTAAAAGATGTAGTATTTGAAACTTCTACAGAAACTACAATCAAATGCATTATTAGCTACCAAATTGTAGGAAGCAATGAAGAAGGGACTTACACCTATCCTTTTTATCGTGAATTAGACTACTGA
- a CDS encoding phage baseplate assembly protein V, giving the protein MDRQFKKVVQEKGLEEAGRFYGLYHGIVVENEDPEKRGRLRVKVPSIFGDQVLEEWIYGKSIFSGDTIGIWAIPSTKSGVWISFVNGEASMPIWEMGWFSDKAMPKEFKDRYLDGISLKHDRIFIQSKEASIELFEDGKIDIVGKADISVFTTGGKIELKNSTQNLKGLLNELKEILLTLKVAMNGTPLSNSLTPDTIASLSSWSFKVNQLLK; this is encoded by the coding sequence ATGGATAGACAATTCAAAAAGGTTGTTCAAGAAAAAGGCTTAGAAGAAGCTGGTAGATTTTATGGATTGTATCACGGTATTGTCGTAGAGAATGAAGACCCTGAAAAGCGAGGACGCTTGAGGGTAAAAGTCCCTTCTATTTTTGGAGACCAAGTTTTAGAGGAATGGATCTATGGAAAGTCTATTTTTAGTGGAGACACTATTGGTATTTGGGCTATTCCTTCTACTAAAAGTGGCGTTTGGATTAGTTTTGTCAATGGAGAGGCTTCAATGCCGATTTGGGAAATGGGTTGGTTTTCAGACAAAGCAATGCCGAAGGAGTTCAAAGACCGTTATTTGGATGGGATTAGTTTGAAGCATGATAGAATATTCATTCAATCTAAAGAAGCAAGTATTGAACTCTTTGAGGATGGTAAAATTGATATTGTAGGCAAAGCTGATATTTCTGTTTTCACAACAGGAGGAAAAATCGAATTGAAAAACTCTACTCAAAATCTAAAAGGATTATTGAATGAATTGAAGGAAATACTCTTGACTTTGAAAGTAGCAATGAATGGAACTCCTCTCAGCAATAGCTTGACACCAGATACCATCGCATCATTAAGCAGTTGGAGCTTTAAAGTAAATCAATTACTAAAATAA
- a CDS encoding phage late control D family protein — protein MSGVVGSPFYKIIIAPTGEDITPLVDSFSYEDTIEKDDLLRISVSLKNVFELDEDWLVAGEKLRFMFGYIGGLQTEERVAKISDISSSYGEVIKVRIDAVDVGQFMKEEFSNKIHKDKTLSELVEEMADTYSYKTDVIQTKKKYPYLPQAQKSDFDFLMQLAKRENLVFRVSGDTLILEKRNLLKEAVKTYTWGKDIISFVPKVKYTKQDTSSQKITSYSINPQTNEIQKSEAKSENKEKEKLGEYNIKVDANGNAKKVFPKKKAESEKSEDGKLVQGSTDKSQNDGLVNTLQEDKSLAGVTAKLVVEGNPLLKANDILTIAGVAKKHEGNWKVMSAKHDVSAGSYYKTTCELKKNATSKSVTNVQPDKASSKRQQVNTTQGSTAVNEAQSKVLVFDANGKEVKNG, from the coding sequence ATGAGTGGTGTAGTAGGCTCTCCTTTTTATAAGATAATCATAGCTCCTACTGGAGAGGATATAACTCCTTTGGTGGACAGCTTTTCGTATGAAGATACGATAGAAAAAGACGACCTACTACGCATTTCAGTAAGTCTAAAAAATGTATTTGAATTAGATGAAGACTGGCTTGTGGCTGGGGAGAAGTTGCGATTTATGTTTGGTTATATCGGTGGGCTTCAAACGGAAGAACGAGTAGCCAAAATTTCGGATATTTCCAGTTCGTACGGAGAAGTTATCAAAGTTAGAATTGATGCTGTTGATGTAGGACAGTTTATGAAGGAGGAATTTTCTAACAAAATTCATAAAGACAAAACACTTTCTGAATTAGTAGAGGAAATGGCTGATACATATTCGTATAAAACGGATGTCATCCAAACCAAAAAGAAGTATCCGTATTTACCACAAGCACAAAAATCTGATTTTGATTTTTTGATGCAACTAGCTAAACGAGAAAATTTAGTTTTTCGTGTAAGTGGTGACACGCTTATTTTAGAGAAGAGAAATCTTCTAAAAGAAGCTGTCAAAACTTATACTTGGGGAAAAGATATTATTTCTTTTGTACCAAAAGTCAAATACACTAAACAAGATACCTCTTCTCAAAAAATCACTTCTTATTCTATCAACCCTCAAACAAATGAGATTCAGAAAAGCGAAGCTAAAAGTGAGAATAAAGAGAAAGAAAAATTAGGAGAATATAATATAAAAGTTGATGCTAATGGCAATGCTAAAAAAGTGTTCCCCAAGAAAAAAGCAGAATCCGAAAAGTCAGAAGATGGAAAGCTAGTGCAAGGAAGCACAGACAAAAGTCAAAATGATGGCTTAGTCAATACATTACAAGAAGATAAGTCGTTGGCAGGAGTTACGGCAAAGCTAGTCGTAGAGGGAAATCCATTACTCAAAGCTAATGATATTCTGACAATAGCTGGTGTAGCAAAAAAGCACGAAGGAAACTGGAAGGTAATGTCAGCTAAACACGATGTAAGTGCAGGTTCGTATTATAAAACCACTTGTGAGCTCAAGAAAAATGCAACGAGTAAATCAGTTACGAATGTACAGCCAGATAAGGCTAGTTCGAAAAGACAACAAGTGAACACAACACAAGGAAGTACAGCTGTTAATGAAGCCCAAAGCAAAGTTCTTGTTTTTGATGCCAATGGAAAGGAGGTAAAAAATGGATAG